GCCGCCGCACCCTGGGCGTCCAGCACGCCGCGCAGCGCCGCCAGGTCGGTGCTGGTCATGCGTCCGGCCGCGTTGCGGGCGGCCAGACTTTCCAGGCTGATTCTCAGCTCGTACAGTTCCAGCACGTCGCCCAGTTCCAGCCGCGCGACCTCCACGCCCCGGCGGGACTGCTCGACCGCCAGCCCCTCACCCACCAGCAGGAGAACGGCCTCGCGCACCGGCGACCGGCTCACCCCCAGCTGACGGGCCAGTTCCGGCACGCTGAGCCGGGAGCCGGGCGGAAGGTCTCCGGCCAGAATGGCGGAACGAAGCTGATCGCGCACCACATCGACGACGCGGGCGCTGGCAATCGGTTGCAACAGAGGGTGGGCCTCCTTTCAGCCGTCAGGTCTGGCCTGGACACGACTGCCCTGTGAAGATTTTGAGAACAGGCAGAGTGTTACATGTAGACGGATGGAATGCAAGCCAGGCGCGGGGCTTGACCTGGGGTCCCGCTCCACTCAGACTGTCGGGCAGAAGGTTCAGAAACCCACAGGCAACGCTTGACCGCACGCGCGGCACGACCTCTTCCCGCACCATCTGGGAGAGGTCGTGCCGCGCGGCCCCCCATTCTGGAGGACACGAGATGCATACAGCCCAGCACGACCATACCCCCGCCTACACCGACAGACTGGGCGCGGCCCGTGGCGAAACCGTCCGGGTCAGGATCCGTACCACCCTGCCAGCCGAGTCCGTGCACCTGAGATTTGTGCGTGTGGGCGAGATCGAGCTGGCCGAGGCGCGCGAAGTCACCGGCATGGCGGGCGAGGGGCGCTGGTTCGAGGCCGAACTGCCGGTTCATGACGTGCGGGTGCGCTACGCGTGGCAGCTGAACCTGCCCGACGACCACCTGAACCTGACCGCGCTGGGTCTGCACCATACCCGGCGGGGCTTTCGCAACTGGTTCCAGTACCTGGCCGGGTACGTGGCCCCCGCCTGGGCCTGGAAGTGC
This is a stretch of genomic DNA from Deinococcus aerolatus. It encodes these proteins:
- a CDS encoding GntR family transcriptional regulator; protein product: MQPIASARVVDVVRDQLRSAILAGDLPPGSRLSVPELARQLGVSRSPVREAVLLLVGEGLAVEQSRRGVEVARLELGDVLELYELRISLESLAARNAAGRMTSTDLAALRGVLDAQGAAAVGDARSFRELDLRFHEIVSQTCGNARLARHAALLAREMRLAGPLMVNEPWHLRQSHEEHRNIERALRQRDGPAAERAMRDHLSRVAQSVRHWHSTAPIP